Proteins encoded within one genomic window of Methanolacinia paynteri:
- a CDS encoding DUF1673 family protein, translated as MTIRISETIHKWMGWCPVKSGITIPAGTEGYETKPGRSPGGPERTGTERIIDYGSSGSSLLNLLMLGAGIAAIVFGIKAVSLFFIGADAIALLCFLFATAFILVYSDLKKTRIETDHENIIIYRPVFRPVIIPKEEISAVEMHDNHRPVLYWFITVFSLVLIPIYSITGIYDRYSSWASGVTSTPGFALYLGFFISITVFFLAIYNSLRIRRRYPETLVIKTTRNKKLVIYGKDHEEIAEFKESLL; from the coding sequence ATGACAATCCGGATATCCGAGACAATCCACAAATGGATGGGCTGGTGCCCGGTGAAATCCGGGATAACGATCCCGGCCGGAACAGAAGGGTATGAAACCAAACCAGGGCGATCCCCAGGCGGTCCGGAGAGAACCGGCACGGAAAGAATCATCGATTACGGTTCGTCGGGATCGTCCCTCCTGAACCTCCTGATGTTGGGTGCAGGAATAGCGGCAATTGTCTTCGGCATCAAAGCTGTCAGCCTGTTCTTTATCGGAGCGGACGCCATAGCCCTCTTATGCTTCCTGTTCGCAACGGCGTTCATCCTGGTATACAGCGACCTGAAGAAGACACGGATTGAAACCGATCATGAAAATATAATAATTTACAGGCCGGTATTCAGGCCCGTGATAATCCCGAAGGAAGAGATCTCGGCCGTGGAGATGCATGACAACCACCGTCCGGTGCTTTACTGGTTCATAACGGTATTTTCACTTGTACTGATCCCGATATATTCCATAACGGGCATATACGACCGTTACTCAAGCTGGGCATCCGGGGTAACCTCCACACCGGGATTCGCCCTGTACCTGGGATTCTTCATCAGCATCACGGTTTTCTTCCTTGCGATCTACAATTCCCTTCGAATACGGCGCAGGTACCCCGAAACCCTCGTAATCAAAACCACCCGAAATAAGAAACTGGTGATTTACGGGAAGGACCACGAAGAAATTGCAGAATTTAAGGAGAGTTTGCTATGA
- a CDS encoding ArsR/SmtB family transcription factor, with amino-acid sequence MTELAKILSFLGNEQRLNILRAITHEEKFAREISEEVGISRPLVNIYLKQFEKAGLVTGTNRVGEEPPYLKRYYKAVPFEFALSLDLISKLEMNEDEF; translated from the coding sequence GTGACTGAACTTGCCAAAATACTCAGTTTTCTTGGAAACGAACAGAGGCTCAACATACTCAGGGCGATTACGCACGAAGAGAAGTTTGCACGGGAGATCTCTGAAGAGGTCGGGATCTCCCGGCCGCTTGTGAATATTTACCTAAAGCAGTTCGAAAAGGCAGGGCTTGTCACCGGAACCAACCGCGTCGGTGAAGAGCCGCCTTATCTCAAAAGATATTACAAGGCCGTGCCCTTCGAATTTGCTTTGAGCCTTGACCTTATTTCGAAACTGGAGATGAATGAAGATGAATTTTAA